In the genome of Spea bombifrons isolate aSpeBom1 chromosome 11, aSpeBom1.2.pri, whole genome shotgun sequence, one region contains:
- the LOC128469293 gene encoding uncharacterized protein LOC128469293 has translation MDATAISESSTIQLAPDLHKDDRYHVFISYSSGDSIWVYGLIRKLEDTLPNLKICYHERDFVPGKTIIDNMVECIQSSQKTLVVLSPDFVRSRWCLFEANISVFRDCMVHKAIIPIMLKPCTVPLHLSHLTYLEAEDKQFFEKLTQVLMSENNQMSHSMLVHYQPSVLYDGKTILTLPAVNEGSEKWEPAIYSTASVPDQLRPLLDDSELYKNAIGIINDVRPSRSFLRFVTFKVFVCIALVLLMVLNFIVSLVSVATLRVLDGMMGHKVAAFVPNFMVSIFLMPTLLFKVLSWNRKMTKAIKKEMVLKTGHANVLLMESSLLVGCPSKNQLFFVYVSLRECRQAFDVAFGHRSELVTTMWEKALINYSSDYACCLARKHFPFNGAHPPGHLDQGMCFCQYVAELQRRTDTI, from the coding sequence ATGGATGCTACTGCAATCTCAGAGAGTTCTACCATCCAACTGGCCCCTGATCTGCATAAGGATGACAGATACCACGTCTTCATTAGCTACAGCAGTGGAGATTCCATCTGGGTCTATGGTCTTATTCGTAAACTTGAGGACACCTTACCCAACCTAAAAATCTGCTACCACGAACGGGACTTTGTCCCGGGGAAGACTATCATAGACAATATGGTTGAGTGTATCCAGAGCAGTCAAAAGACCTTGGTGGTACTGAGTCCCGATTTCGTGCGTAGCCGGTGGTGTCTTTTCGAAGCCAACATCTCCGTCTTCAGAGATTGCATGGTACACAAAGCCATCATCCCAATCATGCTGAAGCCTTGTACGGTTCCTCTACATCTCAGCCACTTGACCTACCTGGAGGCTGAGGATAAACAGTTCTTCGAGAAACTCACCCAAGTTCTAATGAGCGAGAACAATCAAATGTCGCACTCCATGCTAGTCCACTATCAGCCTAGTGTCTTGTATGACGGGAAGACCATTCTCACGCTGCCTGCCGTGAACGAAGGAAGTGAAAAGTGGGAGCCCGCCATCTATTCCACTGCTTCTGTGCCTGACCAACTAAGGCCTCTACTGGACGACTCTGAACTTTATAAGAACGCTATCGGGATAATCAACGATGTTCGGCCTTCTCGTTCATTTCTTCGTTTTGTGACTTTCAAAGTTTTTGTTTGTATCGCACTTGTTTTGCTAATGGTTTTGAACTTCATCGTGTCTCTCGTTTCGGTGGCCACTTTAAGGGTTTTGGATGGCATGATGGGTCACAAAGTAGCCGCATTCGTACCAAATTTCATGGTAAGTATATTCTTGATGCCCACTCTGCTATTCAAAGTCCTGAGTTGGAACAGGAAAATGACCAAAGCCATCAAGAAGGAAATGGTCCTTAAGACTGGCCACGCAAACGTCCTCCTGATGGAGTCTTCACTCTTGGTTGGCTGCCCATCCAAGAACCAGCTCTTCTTTGTCTACGTCTCTTTGCGGGAATGCCGGCAAGCTTTTGACGTCGCCTTTGGCCATCGAAGCGAGCTAGTTACGACCATGTGGGAAAAGGCCCTTATCAATTATTCTTCTGATTACGCTTGTTGTCTGGCCAGGAAACACTTCCCATTCAATGGCGCGCATCCTCCTGGACACTTAGACCAGGGCATGTGCTTCTGCCAGTACGTAGCAGAGCTACAAAGACGTACGGACACAATATAG